ACTAACTTATACAAAAATAGTTTCAAATTGCGCGTCCGTAATTTACTTTTACGATGTTCATCATAATATGGAAGAAACAACGCAACAATTACGGCTGCTATTTCTGCACTAGCAGTCACCCATTCTGAAAGTGGACCCCATTCCATAAGTATATCACCTCAACGTGATTATACTATTTCAAGTCCGCAGTTGCATCTTCTGGTTTTAAAGTTAACGCCAGAATTAAACCAGCTAAGGCCAACGCTAAAGTGAAGTATAAACCAAAATGCACGCCATTAGTAAATTGTGCTGCTTTGTCCATTCCATGATAAGCATTTTGTCCTAAACTCAAAAAGCTGGTTGCCAATGCTGTTGCCACTGCTCCAATGATTTGTTGCATTGTGTTTAAAATTGTACTCCCATCAGCTGATTCAGGTCCTTGCAAAGCATTCAAAGCATGTGTTTGCACTGGTGACATTGCCAAAGGACAGCCAATCATCAAAATAATATGAGCCGCAATAACATAGGCAATTGTTGATTTACTACTGGAGAAAATCAACATTATAATGCCAATTACAGCAATGGCAAATCCAGCCACTGCCGGCTTTTTGGCACCTAAAGAATCAAATAATCTTCCAGCAAAAGCAGAAACAATTGCGTTGATAATCCCCCCTGGCAACATAATAATACCGGTCAAGGCCACTGGTAACAATAGACCTCGTTGCAAATATTGTGGCAACAAATACATTGCTGATAGAATAATTGCAAAATCTAACATCACACCAAATGCCCCTTGGGCAAAGGCTACTTTTTTAAAAACATGCAAATTAATAATTGGCTGTTCCAAATGCAATTGCCGATAAGCATATAAAACAAGCACTATAATACCTATCACTAACATCATTAAAACTGCAGGTGAGCCCCAACCTAAATCGGAGGCAAAACTAACACCCATTACTAAACACGAAAAACCAATAATCGACTCTAATAACGATAATAAGTCAACTTTAGGTTTAGTAATTTGACCAACATTAGGCAGCCCTGCTATTGCACAAATTAACGCAATTAATAAGAACGGAATAAAAAACCAAAAAATCCAATTCCACGCCAACTTGCCCAATATAATTCCTGTAATGGTCGGTCCAATTGCAGGAGCCAGCATAATAACTAATGCACAGACACCCATGGCCGTTCCCATTTTATGGGGTGGAAAAATTAACATTGCCACTGTAAACATTAACGGCAAAATCAATCCTGTTCCTAATCCTTGAATCATTCGTCCAATTAACAAAATTGTAAAACTAGGTGCTAAAGCAGCAATTACGGCACCAATAATAAAATCC
The nucleotide sequence above comes from Bombilactobacillus bombi. Encoded proteins:
- a CDS encoding DHA2 family efflux MFS transporter permease subunit, whose product is MKKNQARVNVKRPWFAMASMMIGAFVGMLSETSLNIALPQLMKTFQINSGSVQWLVTGYMLVIGIILPFSSLLTKWFTTRQIVITGLLDFIIGAVIAALAPSFTILLIGRMIQGLGTGLILPLMFTVAMLIFPPHKMGTAMGVCALVIMLAPAIGPTITGIILGKLAWNWIFWFFIPFLLIALICAIAGLPNVGQITKPKVDLLSLLESIIGFSCLVMGVSFASDLGWGSPAVLMMLVIGIIVLVLYAYRQLHLEQPIINLHVFKKVAFAQGAFGVMLDFAIILSAMYLLPQYLQRGLLLPVALTGIIMLPGGIINAIVSAFAGRLFDSLGAKKPAVAGFAIAVIGIIMLIFSSSKSTIAYVIAAHIILMIGCPLAMSPVQTHALNALQGPESADGSTILNTMQQIIGAVATALATSFLSLGQNAYHGMDKAAQFTNGVHFGLYFTLALALAGLILALTLKPEDATADLK